Proteins encoded within one genomic window of Oncorhynchus tshawytscha isolate Ot180627B linkage group LG02, Otsh_v2.0, whole genome shotgun sequence:
- the LOC112239658 gene encoding B-cell lymphoma/leukemia 11A-like has translation MKYHGLAILEVLILFQSSNPSSFSLLFTDKDEPSSYTCTTCKHPFSSAWFLLQHAQNTHGFHIYLESEPGSPLTPRVAAPPGMGGDCTSHPPLHGVHLADGSPFSLLRLPGSGSGREGAASVPHEGRYPRTPPLFSPPPRHHLSPENLALATHHPSAFDRVMRLNSVVLDPPPAMDFSRRLRELAGNPTGASPPLSPNNPSPMQRLLQPFQPGSKPPFSATPPLSTSQSPSSGFRSTPNPAQPTTPLKAKSCEFCGKTFKFQSNLIVHRRSHTGEKPYKCHLCNHACTQASKLKRHMKTHSQKNSLNAKSDDGLSTASSPDPGTSALVGSATSALKSVVAKFKSENNGLLENGEEEEEEEEEEEGDEEEEGDEEEDEEEEEEGEEAEEEMETEEGEKNDYHFSLLLEGARHHQNSQALHPHSHPHRRSTPRDACEEDLALESDRADEVCGTTPTANGLGPLSNETLTRKLLIGSPGSLSTMTKRIKVEKELDPPTPTIPNTDNVYSQWLAGYAASRQLKDPLLSFGEYSTRQSPFATSSEHSSENGSLRYSTPPEELDGGCGASGHSGTGSGASTPHLSGSGGRPSSKDGSRRSDTCEYCGKIFKNCSNLTVHRRSHTGERPYKCDLCSYACAQSSKLTRHMKTHGQMGKDVYKCEICHMPFSVYSTLEKHMKKWHSDHPMPTTLEIKTE, from the coding sequence ATGAAGTATCACGGTCTAGCAATCCTAGAGGTCCTCATTCTCTTTCAGTCAAGTAacccttcttctttctctctcctattcaCAGATAAGGATGAGCCCAGTAGTTACACGTGTACGACCTGCAAGCATCCGTTCAGCAGTGCCTGGTTCCTGCTCCAGCACGCCCAGAACACCCACGGCTTCCACATCTATCTGGAGAGCGAGCCAGGCAGCCCCCTCACCCCCAGGGTAGCCGCCCCGCCCGGGATGGGGGGTGACTGCACCTCCCATCCCCCCCTCCACGGTGTCCACCTGGCCGATGGGAGCCCCTTCAGTCTGCTGAGATTGCCTGGGTCCGGGTCTGGCCGGGAAGGGGCCGCCTCTGTCCCCCACGAGGGACGCTACCCCAGGACGCCTCCTCTGTTTAGTCCGCCTCCACGGCACCACCTGAGTCCGGAGAACCTGGCGCTGGCCACCCATCACCCGAGCGCCTTCGACAGGGTGATGCGGCTCAACTCAGTGGTCCTGGACCCACCACCCGCCATGGACTTCTCAAGGAGACTGCGGGAGTTGGCGGGTAACCCCACGGGGGCCTCCCCACCCCTGTCGCCCAACAACCCCAGCCCTATGCAACGGCTGCTGCAGCCCTTCCAGCCGGGCTCTAAGCCCCCCTTCTCAGCCacacctcccctctccacctcccagtCGCCCTCGTCCGGCTTCCGCTCCACCCCCAACCCGGCCCAGCCTACCACGCCGCTCAAGGCCAAGTCGTGCGAGTTCTGCGGGAAGACCTTCAAGTTCCAGAGCAACCTGATCGTGCATCGGCGCagccacacaggagagaagccctaCAAATGCCACCTGTGCAACCACGCCTGCACCCAGGCCAGCAAGCTGAAGCGCCACATGAAGACGCACTCTCAGAAGAACTCCCTCAATGCCAAGTCAGATGACGGCCTGTCCACCGCCAGCTCACCCGACCCGGGCACCAGCGCCCTGGTGGGCAGCGCTACCAGCGCCCTCAAGTCCGTGGTGGCCAAGTTCAAGAGCGAGAACAACGGGCTGCTTGAgaatggtgaggaggaggaagaggaagaagaggaagaggagggagatgaagaggaagaaggagatgaggaagaagatgaggaagaggaggaagaaggagaggaggctgaggaggagatggagactgAGGAAGGTGAGAAGAATGATTATCATTTCAGCCTGCTGTTGGAAGGGGCCCGGCACCACCAGAACAGCCAGGCCCTCCACCCCCACTCCCATCCCCACAGACGGAGCACTCCCCGGGACGCCTGTGAAGAGGACTTGGCACTGGAGTCGGACCGGGCCGACGAGGTCTGTGGCACCACCCCAACGGCCAATGGCCTGGGTCCTCTCTCTAATGAGACCCTGACCAGGAAGCTCCTGATAGGGAGCCCCGGGTCCCTCAGCACCATGACCAAGCGTATCAAGGTGGAGAAAGAACTGGATCCTCCCACGCCCACCATCCCCAACACAGATAACGTCTACTCCCAGTGGTTGGCCGGCTATGCCGCCTCCCGACAACTCAAGGACCCCTTACTCAGCTTTGGAGAGTACTCCACCAGACAATCGCCCTTCGCCACATCCTCCGAGCACTCCTCCGAGAACGGCAGCCTGCGCTACTCCACGCCTCCCGAGGAGCTGGATGGCGGCTGCGGGGCCTCGGGCCACAGCGGGACGGGGAGTGGGGCCAGTACCCCCCACCTGTCAGGGAGCGGCGGGCGCCCCAGCTCCAAGGATGGCAGCCGGCGGAGCGACACTTGCGAGTACTGCGGCAAGATCTTCAAGAACTGCAGCAACCTGACAGTGCACCGGCGCAGCCACACAGGAGAGAGGCCCTACAAGTGTGACCTGTGCAGCTACGCCTGCGCCCAGAGCAGCAAGCTCACTCGCCACATGAAGACCCACGGCCAGATGGGCAAGGACGTTTATAAATGTGAAATCTGCCACATGCCTTTCAGTGTGTACAGCACTCTAGAGAAACACATGAAGAAGTGGCACAGCGATCATCCCATGCCAACCACCCTGGAAATTAAGACTGAGTAG